One Sulfolobus sp. S-194 DNA segment encodes these proteins:
- a CDS encoding amidohydrolase family protein, with protein MIDFHFHAPIKEFLDFLGEYKESTMRYFNAKFDIKSLRESLDETESLGIKRVVLLPIDSTTFLGRKIPNEIVCNNTDDRIIRFVSVDPLKPTAEEELKRLIKECEPKGVKFHPQLQGFNPLDERALRLYSILDSNGLVAVFHTGTSGVGAGERSNIRLDYGRPIHFDEIAIRFPRMKIILAHFGWPWTEEAIAIALHKPNIYLDLSGWLPKYIPEVIWKYAKRLQDKLIFGSDYPLISQERWLNEFEKINLPGDIKEKIFQGNAERILEKS; from the coding sequence TTGATAGATTTTCACTTCCATGCTCCTATAAAGGAATTCTTAGATTTTTTAGGTGAATATAAAGAATCAACAATGAGATATTTTAATGCGAAGTTTGATATAAAAAGCTTGAGAGAAAGCCTAGATGAGACCGAAAGTTTAGGGATTAAGAGAGTTGTTTTATTACCCATAGACTCTACAACTTTTTTAGGAAGAAAAATACCTAATGAGATTGTTTGTAACAACACAGATGATAGAATAATAAGATTCGTGTCAGTAGATCCTTTAAAACCTACTGCTGAAGAAGAATTAAAACGGCTCATAAAAGAATGTGAACCTAAAGGAGTAAAATTTCATCCACAGCTTCAAGGATTTAACCCACTAGATGAAAGAGCATTAAGATTATACTCCATCTTAGATTCAAATGGTCTTGTAGCTGTTTTTCATACGGGAACTTCTGGAGTAGGTGCCGGTGAAAGATCAAATATTAGACTTGATTACGGTAGACCAATACACTTTGACGAAATAGCAATAAGATTTCCCAGAATGAAGATAATATTAGCACATTTTGGTTGGCCATGGACTGAAGAAGCTATAGCGATAGCACTTCATAAACCTAATATATACTTAGATTTGTCTGGTTGGTTACCTAAATACATACCAGAAGTGATATGGAAATATGCGAAAAGATTGCAAGATAAACTTATTTTTGGAAGTGATTATCCTCTAATCTCACAAGAGAGATGGTTAAACGAATTTGAGAAAATAAACTTGCCAGGAGATATTAAAGAAAAAATCTTTCAAGGAAACGCAGAAAGAATATTGGAAAAAAGTTAA
- a CDS encoding CBS domain-containing protein, which translates to MTPNKIKLLINKPIIKVQKGTSARDAVKIMAKENVGSILIFDGDKLIGIFTERDLLKAVAREEDLNKPVEELGTTKNLITIDEDSPINVAAELMSRHCIRHLIVVDKSGKPIGVVSIRDIIGEKHILSILSNVDKVEEWIGGD; encoded by the coding sequence ATGACGCCGAATAAAATCAAATTACTAATAAATAAACCGATAATTAAGGTGCAAAAAGGGACTAGTGCTAGGGATGCTGTTAAGATAATGGCTAAGGAAAACGTAGGCTCTATTTTAATATTTGATGGTGATAAGCTTATTGGAATTTTTACCGAAAGGGATTTACTTAAGGCTGTTGCAAGAGAGGAAGACTTAAACAAACCGGTTGAAGAGTTAGGTACGACTAAAAATCTAATAACTATAGATGAAGATTCACCGATTAACGTTGCAGCCGAGTTAATGAGTAGGCATTGTATTAGACATCTTATCGTGGTTGACAAATCTGGTAAACCTATTGGCGTTGTATCAATAAGAGATATCATAGGGGAAAAACATATTTTATCTATACTTTCTAACGTAGATAAAGTAGAAGAATGGATAGGTGGTGATTGA
- the gltA gene encoding citrate synthase, whose amino-acid sequence MSVEVSRGLENVIIKTTGLTYIDGINGILRYRGYDINDLVNYASYEELIYLMLYGELPNKQQLNQIKGIINESFEVPEQVISTIFSMPRSCDAIGMMETAFGILASIYDPKWNKATNKELAVQIIAKTATITANIYRAKEGLRPKIPEPSESYAESFLTTTFGKKPTQEEIKAMDASLILYTDHEVPASTTAALVASSTLSDMYSCIVAALAALKGPLHGGAAEEAFKQFVEIGSVENADKWFEEKIIKGKSRLMGFGHRVYKTYDPRAKIFKTLARSFAEKNDNVKKYYEIAERIEKLGVDTFGNKHIYPNTDFYSGIVFYALGFPIYMFTSLFALSRVLGWLAHIIEYVEEQHRLIRPRALYIGPEKREFKPIELR is encoded by the coding sequence ATGAGTGTGGAAGTAAGTAGAGGATTAGAAAATGTAATTATAAAAACTACTGGATTAACTTACATTGACGGTATTAACGGTATCCTAAGATATAGAGGATATGATATTAATGATTTAGTTAACTATGCTTCCTACGAGGAGTTGATATATTTAATGCTTTATGGTGAATTACCTAACAAGCAGCAATTAAATCAGATTAAAGGTATAATAAATGAAAGTTTTGAAGTCCCAGAACAAGTTATATCAACGATATTTTCGATGCCTAGAAGTTGTGATGCAATAGGAATGATGGAGACTGCATTTGGTATATTAGCTTCAATATATGATCCAAAATGGAACAAAGCTACTAATAAGGAATTAGCTGTTCAAATTATTGCAAAAACTGCAACAATCACTGCAAACATTTATAGAGCTAAAGAGGGATTAAGACCCAAAATCCCAGAACCATCAGAGAGCTATGCTGAAAGTTTCTTAACTACAACGTTTGGTAAAAAGCCTACTCAAGAAGAGATAAAAGCTATGGATGCTTCACTAATCTTATATACAGATCATGAAGTTCCAGCCTCAACAACAGCAGCCTTAGTTGCTTCATCAACACTTTCAGACATGTATTCATGTATTGTTGCAGCATTAGCTGCACTAAAAGGTCCTTTGCATGGTGGTGCAGCTGAGGAAGCTTTCAAACAGTTTGTAGAAATAGGTTCTGTCGAAAATGCAGACAAATGGTTTGAGGAGAAAATAATAAAAGGAAAAAGTAGGCTTATGGGGTTCGGACACCGTGTATACAAAACTTACGATCCTAGAGCAAAAATATTTAAGACATTAGCTAGATCCTTTGCTGAAAAGAACGACAATGTTAAAAAATATTATGAGATTGCCGAAAGAATAGAGAAATTAGGGGTTGATACATTCGGTAATAAGCATATTTATCCTAATACTGACTTTTACAGCGGTATAGTATTTTACGCTTTAGGCTTCCCAATATATATGTTCACTTCACTGTTCGCTTTATCAAGGGTATTAGGGTGGTTAGCTCATATAATTGAATATGTAGAAGAACAACACAGACTCATTAGACCCAGAGCATTATATATCGGTCCAGAAAAAAGAGAATTTAAACCTATAGAGTTAAGATAA
- a CDS encoding undecaprenyl-diphosphate phosphatase: protein MNLFDTILIGIVQGISEWLPISSKTQVLISSHFLLNLPIAIAYSFGLFMEMGSIGSATIYFRKDILTVFKDRKLLFYLAIITIITGLVGVPLYIISDKLLNNAYDPSIPMIILGIALVIDGLYIKYSRIKVRNFKELNLKNIILIGIAQGLAALPGVSRSGMTVSTMLFLGIKPEDAFRYSYLAYIPAAVGAVGTTILLSKTNIFYVISLIGIEGVLVSVASAFIIGMLTIDLLLKFAKRRNIYVIDFTLGGIAIAISVLTLLL, encoded by the coding sequence ATGAATCTTTTTGATACAATATTAATCGGAATCGTGCAAGGGATTTCAGAATGGTTACCTATAAGTAGTAAAACACAAGTATTGATATCATCACATTTCCTCTTAAATTTACCAATAGCAATAGCTTACTCTTTCGGATTATTTATGGAAATGGGGTCTATAGGTTCTGCCACAATCTATTTCAGAAAAGATATACTGACGGTATTTAAAGATAGAAAATTATTGTTTTATCTTGCGATAATAACTATAATAACTGGTTTAGTTGGAGTACCACTTTACATAATCTCAGATAAATTACTTAACAACGCATATGATCCCTCAATTCCCATGATAATTCTAGGAATAGCACTAGTCATAGATGGTTTGTATATAAAATACTCTAGGATTAAAGTCAGAAATTTTAAAGAATTAAATTTAAAAAATATAATACTTATAGGAATAGCACAAGGACTGGCTGCCTTACCAGGTGTAAGTAGATCTGGAATGACAGTATCAACAATGTTATTTTTAGGAATTAAACCTGAAGATGCTTTCAGATACTCATATCTGGCTTATATTCCTGCAGCAGTAGGTGCTGTAGGAACGACAATATTATTATCTAAAACTAACATATTTTACGTTATATCTTTAATTGGCATAGAAGGAGTATTAGTTTCAGTCGCATCTGCATTTATCATAGGAATGCTAACAATAGATCTATTGTTAAAATTTGCTAAGAGGAGAAATATTTATGTAATAGACTTTACTTTAGGGGGAATAGCAATAGCAATAAGCGTTTTAACTCTACTTCTCTAA
- a CDS encoding cobalt-factor II C(20)-methyltransferase, translating into MSELYVIGLGPGDPELITVKGMKILSIADVIFVPYSTGTNRSLSYNIIQIYGKKDAKIVTLGFPMAKEVDEKELEKIGKTICQEKGKVSAFITLGDPTLYSTFFRVKKFLSCFDKIELIPGVSSVTSCASKLELSLALGDDAILITPSSRISLIQEVKNKVESIVVIKGNENLDKIAEILKEGYELFYARRCYLEGEKIIPWDGTFDRDYFSMLIGVKKVER; encoded by the coding sequence ATGAGTGAGCTTTATGTTATCGGTCTAGGTCCTGGGGATCCTGAGCTAATAACAGTTAAGGGAATGAAGATTTTATCAATTGCAGATGTTATTTTTGTTCCCTATTCTACTGGAACCAATAGAAGTTTATCTTACAATATTATTCAGATTTATGGAAAAAAAGACGCTAAAATAGTAACACTAGGATTTCCGATGGCTAAAGAAGTAGACGAAAAAGAGCTTGAAAAAATTGGAAAAACAATTTGTCAAGAGAAAGGTAAAGTTTCAGCCTTTATCACTTTAGGTGATCCTACATTATACTCAACATTTTTCAGAGTCAAAAAGTTCCTTTCTTGTTTTGATAAAATAGAGTTAATTCCGGGAGTTAGTTCTGTCACTTCATGTGCTTCTAAACTTGAACTCTCCTTAGCTTTGGGTGATGATGCCATTTTGATAACCCCCTCAAGTAGAATTTCTCTAATACAAGAAGTTAAAAATAAGGTGGAAAGTATTGTAGTAATTAAAGGTAATGAAAACCTTGATAAAATAGCAGAGATTTTGAAGGAAGGGTATGAGCTTTTTTATGCTAGAAGGTGTTATTTAGAAGGGGAGAAAATTATTCCTTGGGATGGTACTTTTGATAGAGATTATTTTTCAATGTTAATCGGGGTGAAAAAGGTTGAAAGGTAA
- a CDS encoding lactate/malate dehydrogenase family protein, with protein sequence MTKIAFIGIGKIGQTIAFNTIMDGYADEVMIYDIIPELPEKFEHELRHALASKRLKVELLSTNTLDDITGADIVVITAGKPRKPGMSRRDLFVDNAKIMMDLANKLPKKNHGAVYIMVSNPVDMMASIFARYSKEFVISTGDQVETMRLRAYIAKKLKIPVYRVNGFVGGEHGEDAVVLWSTVTVNGKPFSEDLGLTKAEVEDYVKKIPGEIIRVMGGTTWGPGTIIAELIRAVALNENKVMSIATPRQFEDEIIHVSVPTVVGSSIGPSLENLLDEKDRWNLMASMKDFYNVYKENLKHLETSIQAQ encoded by the coding sequence ATGACAAAGATCGCTTTTATTGGAATTGGAAAGATAGGTCAGACAATAGCCTTTAATACTATAATGGACGGTTACGCTGATGAAGTCATGATCTATGATATTATCCCAGAATTACCTGAAAAATTCGAACACGAACTTAGACATGCTCTTGCATCTAAAAGACTTAAAGTTGAACTTTTATCTACAAATACTTTGGATGACATTACTGGTGCCGATATTGTAGTTATTACTGCTGGTAAACCAAGAAAACCTGGTATGAGTAGAAGAGATCTATTTGTAGATAATGCTAAAATAATGATGGATTTAGCTAACAAATTACCTAAGAAGAATCATGGAGCCGTTTATATTATGGTTTCTAATCCCGTAGACATGATGGCCTCAATATTTGCAAGATATTCTAAGGAATTCGTAATTAGTACTGGAGACCAAGTAGAGACGATGAGGTTAAGGGCATATATAGCTAAAAAGCTAAAGATACCAGTTTATAGAGTTAACGGATTTGTAGGTGGAGAGCATGGTGAAGATGCTGTAGTATTATGGAGTACTGTAACAGTTAACGGAAAACCCTTCTCAGAGGATTTAGGACTTACAAAGGCAGAAGTTGAAGATTACGTAAAGAAGATCCCGGGTGAAATAATTAGAGTTATGGGAGGTACTACATGGGGTCCAGGTACTATTATAGCTGAGTTAATAAGAGCAGTAGCACTTAATGAGAATAAAGTTATGTCAATAGCTACTCCAAGACAATTTGAAGACGAAATAATTCATGTCAGTGTGCCCACAGTAGTTGGAAGTTCAATAGGCCCCTCATTAGAAAACTTACTAGATGAGAAAGACAGATGGAACTTAATGGCTTCAATGAAAGACTTCTATAATGTATATAAAGAGAATTTGAAACACTTAGAAACTTCTATCCAGGCACAGTAA
- a CDS encoding acyl-CoA dehydrogenase family protein, protein MIMNELILSSVKEFVKREIEPLAEKIDREDYYPRELVRKMGELGYLSPLYEGLTLYDTVNIIEEIAKASGSVALIQDAQGELVTEPIRMFGNKEQKEILDKLAKGELIGGFGLSEPCCGSDAGSIITKAERVKGSWVINGRKMWTTQGLYADIFLIVARTGDPKLKEKTLTVFLVPRNKCITTRKIEVMGNRGTGTAEIELNDCEVGEDSIVGELNGGWRVVKYALLVGRIAISAIAIGLSICTIEEAIQWSKQRELFGSKLIEKQGIQWYLAKSVASLYSVESMVREISKYPLDKLFEIEGKISALKFVSSNIAENIIDTALQIMGGLGYAKGSKVERAFRDVRLTRIGEGTDEVQLSIINKVLMRYGIDKILDE, encoded by the coding sequence ATAATTATGAATGAACTAATCTTATCATCTGTGAAGGAATTTGTTAAAAGGGAAATTGAGCCATTAGCAGAAAAAATTGATAGAGAGGATTATTATCCAAGGGAGTTAGTTAGGAAAATGGGCGAGCTTGGTTATTTATCACCACTCTATGAGGGATTAACATTATATGACACTGTAAATATAATTGAGGAAATAGCAAAAGCCAGCGGTTCTGTGGCCTTAATACAAGATGCCCAAGGTGAGCTAGTAACCGAACCCATTAGAATGTTTGGAAATAAAGAACAAAAAGAGATCTTAGATAAGCTTGCAAAAGGTGAGTTAATAGGTGGTTTCGGCTTAAGCGAGCCTTGTTGCGGTAGTGATGCTGGAAGTATAATAACAAAGGCAGAAAGAGTTAAGGGTAGTTGGGTTATTAATGGTAGAAAAATGTGGACTACTCAAGGACTTTATGCAGACATTTTCTTAATAGTGGCAAGAACAGGTGATCCCAAATTAAAGGAAAAAACACTTACTGTTTTTCTAGTTCCCAGAAATAAGTGTATTACTACAAGGAAAATAGAGGTAATGGGGAATAGGGGAACGGGAACTGCAGAAATAGAGTTAAACGATTGCGAAGTTGGAGAAGATAGCATTGTTGGTGAGTTGAATGGTGGTTGGAGAGTTGTAAAATACGCTTTATTAGTAGGTAGGATTGCTATTTCAGCAATAGCCATAGGATTAAGTATTTGTACTATTGAAGAGGCTATACAGTGGAGTAAGCAAAGGGAATTATTTGGTTCAAAATTAATTGAGAAACAAGGTATTCAATGGTATTTAGCTAAGTCTGTAGCTAGTCTTTACTCTGTTGAGAGTATGGTAAGGGAAATTTCAAAATATCCATTAGACAAATTATTTGAAATTGAAGGAAAAATTTCAGCTTTAAAGTTCGTATCTTCAAATATAGCTGAAAACATTATAGATACTGCATTGCAAATTATGGGTGGTTTAGGATATGCTAAAGGAAGTAAAGTTGAAAGGGCGTTTAGAGATGTTAGATTAACTAGAATTGGAGAAGGGACTGACGAAGTACAATTGTCAATTATTAATAAAGTTTTGATGAGGTATGGGATAGACAAAATACTCGATGAGTGA
- a CDS encoding MmgE/PrpD family protein, producing MELSDKIAEYVVSADDFSDEMLHEAKRRLLDSIAVALASINSPPAKILRETSNLFAGNSPLLSGGEATVDFASFYNTLLIRYLDFNDTYLSKEPLHPSDMIGGLLSVASVFDISGEELLKSIIVGYEIGVRLCDSTSLRKKGYDHVNFLQIASTSALSRLLNLDKEKTKNAISLTIVPHIALRESRSGKLSMWKAGATAEAVRNSVFATLLAKNGFTAPDKPFSGVFGFFNIIARDFDLSTFENIKSGSILKTFIKKYPVEYHAEATVEAALKLKYEGEIKKVIVETYEAGKTILADSEDKWNPKNKETADHSLPFITAVTLLTKRFWLDSYNLIEDPKVVSLMKKIEVVERDDYTSVYPKELPTRVIVITDKGTYESEVRVPRGHSANPMSDEEIEEKAKLLGLSENQIKLVWEIENMKVRDFVRNLTKV from the coding sequence ATGGAGCTTTCAGATAAAATAGCCGAGTATGTGGTTTCTGCAGATGATTTTTCAGATGAAATGCTTCATGAGGCTAAAAGAAGATTGCTTGACAGTATTGCTGTAGCTCTAGCATCAATTAATTCGCCACCAGCAAAAATTTTAAGAGAAACATCAAATCTCTTTGCAGGAAATTCTCCTCTTTTAAGCGGAGGGGAAGCTACTGTAGATTTTGCATCGTTTTATAATACCTTGCTTATACGCTATTTAGACTTTAATGATACGTATTTGAGTAAAGAGCCTTTACATCCTAGTGATATGATAGGAGGTCTATTATCTGTAGCTAGTGTGTTTGATATCTCTGGTGAGGAACTATTAAAGAGTATTATCGTGGGTTATGAAATTGGTGTGAGGCTCTGTGATAGTACAAGTTTAAGAAAGAAGGGATATGATCATGTCAATTTCCTTCAAATAGCTTCTACTTCAGCACTCTCTCGTCTCCTTAATCTTGATAAAGAAAAGACTAAGAACGCGATATCTTTAACCATCGTTCCTCATATAGCACTTAGGGAATCTAGATCTGGTAAATTATCAATGTGGAAAGCTGGGGCTACTGCTGAGGCTGTAAGAAATTCAGTATTTGCAACTCTTTTAGCTAAAAACGGATTTACTGCACCAGATAAACCGTTTTCTGGAGTTTTTGGATTCTTTAATATTATAGCTAGGGATTTTGATTTATCAACTTTCGAAAATATTAAGAGCGGATCTATTCTCAAGACTTTCATTAAAAAGTACCCAGTTGAATACCACGCCGAAGCCACTGTCGAGGCAGCGTTAAAACTAAAATATGAGGGTGAAATAAAGAAAGTAATTGTAGAAACTTATGAAGCTGGTAAGACAATATTGGCTGATAGTGAAGATAAATGGAATCCCAAAAATAAAGAGACTGCCGATCACAGTTTACCATTTATTACAGCAGTTACTTTACTAACAAAGCGTTTCTGGTTGGATTCTTATAACTTAATTGAAGACCCTAAAGTAGTTAGTTTAATGAAGAAAATTGAGGTCGTAGAGAGGGACGATTACACCTCTGTTTATCCTAAAGAGCTACCTACTAGAGTTATAGTAATTACAGACAAGGGGACTTATGAAAGTGAAGTAAGAGTTCCTAGAGGGCATTCTGCAAATCCTATGAGTGATGAGGAAATTGAAGAAAAAGCTAAGCTTTTAGGTCTTTCAGAAAATCAAATTAAGCTTGTTTGGGAAATAGAAAATATGAAGGTGAGGGATTTTGTCAGAAATCTTACGAAAGTCTGA
- a CDS encoding PIN domain nuclease produces MRDEFLLDASALYPILSYIDKIDVTKIYVIPLTFYKVGNAIWKEYYLKNKDPITLCALFQKFMSKLKLLDNPPAEEIMRVTSEKELTFYDATYVYSAESYGLFLVS; encoded by the coding sequence ATGAGAGATGAGTTTTTATTAGATGCCTCAGCATTATACCCTATACTTAGCTACATAGATAAGATAGACGTTACTAAGATTTATGTAATTCCTTTGACCTTTTACAAAGTTGGAAACGCAATATGGAAGGAATATTATCTGAAAAATAAGGATCCAATCACATTATGTGCTCTCTTTCAGAAGTTTATGAGTAAACTTAAACTCCTTGACAATCCACCAGCTGAGGAAATAATGAGAGTTACATCAGAAAAAGAACTGACTTTTTACGATGCTACGTACGTTTATTCTGCTGAATCCTATGGGCTATTTTTAGTCTCATAA
- a CDS encoding DUF302 domain-containing protein — translation MHIVKCKFSFNECEEKIKNEIKRLNAILFAEIDHKKNAEEVGLELNKCKVLYFGNPRVGTILMQKKIEISYDLPLRIAMWEKARETYIAYKLPSEIAKEYNIESEVLKKMDEFIQTIISSVT, via the coding sequence ATGCATATCGTTAAATGTAAATTTAGCTTTAATGAATGTGAAGAAAAGATAAAAAATGAAATAAAAAGATTAAATGCCATATTGTTTGCTGAAATAGATCATAAAAAGAACGCTGAAGAGGTAGGATTAGAATTAAATAAATGTAAAGTCCTTTATTTCGGAAACCCTAGGGTAGGCACTATTTTAATGCAAAAGAAGATTGAAATCTCTTACGATCTTCCTTTGAGAATAGCTATGTGGGAAAAGGCTAGGGAAACATACATTGCTTATAAATTACCGAGTGAGATAGCTAAAGAGTATAATATTGAGAGCGAGGTTTTAAAGAAAATGGACGAATTTATCCAAACAATTATTAGTTCGGTAACATAA
- the prpB gene encoding methylisocitrate lyase has protein sequence MSEILRKSDFLIIPGVFNPFTALLAEKVGFKAVYLSGGALTSSYGLPDLGIITLDEVAEMVRRIREVTDIPIIVDADTGFGEVINVYRAVKVLEKAGANAIQIEDQVLPKKCGHLEGKEVVTPKDMVAKIKSAIKARKDMLIIARTDARAVNGIEDAIERAKIYLEAGADIIFPEALESKEEFSKFAKEVRAPLLANMTEFGKTPLITASEFKEMGYKYVIFPVTIFRVAAKAMKEALEVLLKEGSQKSLMDKMMTRKEQYEIINYYFYENLDKQLAKDL, from the coding sequence TTGTCAGAAATCTTACGAAAGTCTGATTTCCTAATTATTCCTGGTGTATTTAATCCTTTTACAGCATTGCTAGCTGAAAAAGTAGGATTCAAAGCAGTGTATTTATCTGGAGGAGCTTTAACGTCTTCCTACGGCTTGCCAGATCTTGGCATAATAACGTTAGATGAAGTAGCAGAAATGGTTAGAAGAATTAGAGAAGTTACAGATATTCCAATTATCGTTGATGCTGATACAGGTTTCGGAGAAGTTATAAATGTTTATAGAGCTGTGAAAGTTTTGGAAAAAGCTGGTGCCAATGCTATTCAGATTGAGGATCAAGTTCTTCCAAAGAAATGTGGTCACTTGGAAGGGAAAGAAGTAGTAACTCCTAAAGATATGGTTGCTAAGATAAAATCGGCAATAAAGGCCAGAAAAGATATGTTAATAATTGCTAGAACTGATGCAAGAGCGGTAAATGGTATTGAAGATGCTATTGAAAGAGCTAAGATATATTTAGAGGCTGGTGCTGATATAATTTTTCCAGAGGCACTAGAAAGCAAAGAGGAATTTTCCAAGTTTGCTAAGGAAGTCAGAGCACCATTATTAGCTAATATGACAGAGTTTGGTAAAACACCATTAATAACTGCTAGTGAATTTAAAGAAATGGGGTATAAATATGTTATCTTTCCAGTAACAATTTTCAGAGTTGCAGCAAAAGCCATGAAAGAGGCTTTAGAGGTCCTTCTTAAAGAAGGATCTCAAAAATCTTTAATGGATAAGATGATGACTAGGAAGGAGCAGTATGAAATTATTAATTATTACTTTTATGAGAATTTAGATAAGCAACTTGCGAAAGATTTATAG
- a CDS encoding AMP-binding protein: MEAEFYSLQKIRKLSEEAVKDPESFWKDKMHLISWFKEPEKIREGEPPFEKWFVNGYTNISYNAIDRHLDKSEKVAFYWINEKLDTRSITYRDLYCEVNRASYVLKELGIKKGDAVSLIMPSIPEAIYMSLAVHRLGATLVIHYLGLSEETLTYRLNDCNSKVLIVASKGFRNGNEIRIKDFVDKLLDSRKTPVEKVLVVKRGYDDFNVTKRDVIYEEVRPRGRVYVDPVWVESNEPSTIYYTSGTTGRPKGLYHSTAGYVIALNYAFKSLMGPKENDIWWTISELGWPVWPMANLYTIPVMGIPGVLFEGYIGYKPDVFSRIIERFGVNLVWSSTTTLYTLKSLGEESVKSGDTSTLRIILNTGEPLNPGAWKWLRDNMPNVTIADAYWMTEHLFPVAGTPFGIGEIPYKAGSAGIRFPGSDFRVVDDDGKELQASKKGYIVLKPISPALAKMHNDTNGERILKTYWSRFPGYFYTGDYGYVDEDGYLYVLGRADDVIKAGERIGTLEVESVVVTHPAVAEAAVVGYPKEGGEGILVLAVVKKGYPMSDDLANDIKSYLRNSGYIVDKVYLVRRLPKTKSGKIMRRLIRALVRNEEIGDISTLDDPSILEELKSILSEKD, encoded by the coding sequence ATGGAAGCGGAATTTTATAGTTTACAAAAAATTAGAAAATTAAGTGAGGAAGCAGTAAAAGACCCAGAAAGTTTCTGGAAGGATAAAATGCATTTGATCTCATGGTTTAAAGAACCAGAAAAAATACGGGAAGGGGAACCACCATTTGAGAAATGGTTTGTTAATGGTTATACTAATATTTCTTATAACGCAATTGATAGGCATTTAGATAAATCTGAAAAAGTAGCCTTCTACTGGATAAATGAAAAATTAGATACTAGGAGTATAACTTATAGAGATTTGTATTGTGAGGTAAATAGGGCTTCTTACGTTTTGAAGGAATTAGGGATAAAGAAAGGTGATGCAGTATCTCTTATCATGCCTAGTATTCCAGAGGCAATCTACATGTCCTTAGCTGTACATAGGTTAGGCGCAACATTAGTAATCCATTATCTAGGTTTAAGTGAGGAGACATTAACGTATAGACTAAATGATTGTAATTCTAAAGTTTTAATAGTTGCTAGTAAGGGTTTCAGAAATGGAAATGAAATAAGGATAAAAGATTTTGTGGATAAACTTCTTGATTCTAGGAAAACGCCAGTAGAGAAAGTTTTAGTCGTGAAAAGAGGTTATGATGATTTTAACGTTACAAAGAGGGACGTTATATACGAAGAGGTAAGACCTAGGGGAAGAGTTTATGTTGATCCAGTCTGGGTAGAGTCTAACGAGCCTTCAACAATTTATTATACTTCTGGAACCACGGGTAGACCTAAAGGTTTATATCACTCTACAGCTGGATATGTGATAGCATTAAATTACGCTTTTAAATCCCTTATGGGTCCTAAAGAGAATGACATATGGTGGACAATATCTGAATTAGGTTGGCCAGTATGGCCAATGGCAAATTTATACACGATACCAGTAATGGGAATACCTGGAGTGCTTTTTGAGGGATATATAGGATATAAACCGGATGTGTTCTCTAGGATAATTGAAAGATTTGGAGTTAATTTAGTATGGAGTTCGACAACAACGTTATATACATTAAAGAGCCTTGGTGAGGAATCAGTTAAATCTGGAGATACTTCAACGCTAAGAATCATTTTGAACACTGGAGAACCATTAAATCCTGGAGCGTGGAAGTGGTTAAGAGATAATATGCCTAACGTTACCATTGCAGATGCATATTGGATGACTGAACATCTATTTCCAGTTGCTGGAACACCTTTTGGAATAGGAGAGATTCCTTACAAGGCGGGTTCTGCTGGAATTAGATTCCCAGGTAGTGATTTTAGAGTAGTAGATGATGATGGAAAAGAACTACAAGCGAGCAAAAAAGGATACATTGTACTAAAGCCTATTAGTCCAGCTTTAGCAAAAATGCATAATGATACTAACGGAGAAAGAATTTTAAAGACCTATTGGTCAAGATTTCCCGGATATTTCTATACCGGTGATTACGGTTACGTAGATGAGGACGGTTATCTTTACGTTTTAGGAAGAGCTGATGATGTAATAAAGGCTGGAGAAAGAATAGGCACTTTAGAAGTAGAAAGTGTAGTTGTAACGCACCCAGCAGTTGCTGAAGCAGCCGTGGTAGGTTATCCAAAGGAAGGAGGAGAAGGAATTTTAGTCTTAGCTGTGGTTAAGAAGGGATATCCAATGAGTGATGATTTGGCCAATGATATAAAATCGTATCTAAGAAATAGTGGGTATATAGTAGATAAAGTATATTTAGTAAGAAGATTACCAAAGACAAAGAGTGGTAAAATAATGAGGAGATTAATAAGAGCTCTGGTAAGAAATGAGGAGATTGGTGACATCTCTACTTTAGATGATCCAAGTATATTAGAGGAGTTAAAAAGTATACTAAGTGAGAAAGATTGA